One window of Peteryoungia desertarenae genomic DNA carries:
- a CDS encoding arylesterase, with product MNFKAALLHLAVIMVAFSGGYRFAQAETVKLVGLGDSLMAGYQLPQEDALPAQLERELRAKGHDVTITNAGVSGDTTAGGLSRVDWSVPDDTDGVILELGANDALRGIPPAQTERNLDAILQRLTERKVQVLLVGMLAPPNMGDQYAEEFNAIYPRLAEKYGIPLYPFILDGVVTQANLLLEDGMHPNTEGLAVMADRMLPKVEELLARIEQAQK from the coding sequence ATGAATTTTAAAGCTGCGCTTCTTCATTTAGCCGTGATTATGGTCGCCTTTTCCGGCGGATATCGCTTTGCACAGGCGGAAACCGTCAAGCTCGTAGGGCTCGGTGACAGTCTCATGGCTGGCTATCAGCTACCGCAGGAAGATGCACTCCCTGCCCAGCTCGAGCGGGAACTCCGAGCCAAGGGCCACGACGTCACCATTACCAATGCGGGGGTTTCAGGCGATACAACGGCGGGGGGATTGTCGAGGGTCGACTGGTCCGTCCCGGATGATACGGATGGTGTGATCCTGGAACTTGGAGCCAATGATGCGCTTCGAGGGATCCCTCCGGCCCAGACGGAGCGCAATCTTGATGCGATCCTGCAACGCCTCACTGAACGGAAAGTGCAGGTTCTTCTGGTTGGCATGTTGGCGCCTCCCAACATGGGCGATCAGTATGCAGAAGAATTCAATGCGATTTATCCCAGGTTGGCTGAGAAATACGGCATACCGCTCTACCCCTTCATTCTCGATGGCGTTGTCACTCAGGCCAATCTCTTGCTGGAGGATGGCATGCATCCGAACACTGAAGGCCTTGCGGTGATGGCCGATCGAATGCTTCCGAAAGTCGAGGAGCTCTTGGCACGGATTGAGCAGGCGCAAAAATAA
- a CDS encoding YunG family protein, with product MVDLEKFADRLTKAWSRETSSLWSLGNPARGQCGVTSLVVQDVFGGLILKTPLPQGPHFYNSIDGRRFDFTADQFH from the coding sequence ATTGTCGATCTCGAGAAATTTGCCGACCGGCTTACCAAAGCTTGGTCGCGCGAGACCTCCAGCCTTTGGTCATTAGGCAATCCGGCGAGGGGGCAGTGTGGTGTCACCAGCCTCGTCGTACAGGACGTGTTTGGCGGGCTGATCTTGAAGACGCCACTTCCGCAGGGACCGCACTTCTACAACTCTATTGATGGTCGCCGCTTCGACTTCACGGCGGATCAGTTTCATTAA
- a CDS encoding ABC transporter ATP-binding protein translates to MRKTIIELKNADLTLGNAAASVHVLKNIDLSISAGEAVGIVGPSGSGKSTLLMVLAGLEQLDSGEINVNDTPLHKLSEDALADFRGKNIGIVFQSFHLIANMTALENVAVPLELANTTGAFDIARRELEAVGLGERLNHYPGQLSGGEQQRVAIARALAPSPAVLIADEPTGNLDTDTGRQIADLLFNKQAERGMTLVLVTHDPSLAARCSRQIRVASGRIAGDSVPLKKVQETLSA, encoded by the coding sequence GTGAGAAAAACCATCATCGAACTGAAAAATGCTGATTTGACCTTGGGCAATGCAGCGGCGTCCGTCCATGTTTTGAAAAACATTGATCTTTCCATTTCTGCCGGCGAAGCTGTAGGCATCGTCGGCCCCTCCGGTTCAGGCAAATCAACCCTATTGATGGTTCTCGCCGGCCTGGAGCAGCTCGACAGCGGCGAAATCAATGTCAACGATACACCGCTGCACAAGCTCAGCGAAGACGCTCTTGCCGATTTCCGCGGCAAGAACATCGGGATCGTGTTTCAGTCCTTTCACTTGATCGCGAACATGACGGCTCTTGAAAATGTTGCGGTTCCGCTTGAGCTGGCCAATACGACAGGTGCCTTCGACATCGCTCGTCGGGAGTTGGAAGCTGTCGGTCTGGGCGAACGGCTCAACCATTATCCGGGTCAGCTGTCCGGTGGCGAACAACAGCGCGTTGCCATAGCACGGGCATTGGCTCCTTCCCCCGCAGTCCTGATTGCGGATGAGCCGACGGGTAATCTCGACACCGATACGGGCCGTCAAATTGCAGATCTCTTGTTCAACAAGCAGGCCGAACGCGGGATGACACTTGTCCTTGTCACCCATGACCCTTCACTGGCAGCGCGCTGCTCTCGCCAGATCCGCGTTGCCTCAGGTCGTATTGCAGGTGACAGCGTGCCATTGAAAAAAGTCCAGGAGACGTTGAGCGCATGA
- a CDS encoding helicase-related protein → MILSGRSVTAVLGPTNTGKTHYAIERMVAHGSGIIGLPLRLLAREVYTRVAERVGPQNVALVTGEEKISPPNARFSVCTVEAMPRETKASFVAIDEIQLAGDLERGHIFTDRLLNLRGRDETLLLGSATMKPILLQLLPGITIVERPRLSQLFYAGQKKITRLPQRTAIVAFSADEVYAIAELIRRQRGGAAVVLGALSPRTRNAQVGLYQEGDVEYLVATDAIGMGLNLDVDHVAFAQDRKFDGYQFRNLNPGELGQIAGRAGRHLKDGTFGVTGRVDPFDDELVERLQSHEFDNVKVLQWRSAQFDFSSVSALQRSLDAAPRVEGLTRALPAIDQQALEFLARYPEIIDLADRPDRVETLWEACALPDYRRITPAQHADLIQSLFFDLVRYGTVNEDFLAEQVRRADRTDGEIDTLSARIAQIRTWTYVSNRPGWLADPTHWQEKTREIEDRLSDALHERLTKRFVDRRTSVLMKRLRENAMLEAEISVNGDVFVEGHAMGQLAGFRFTPISGTEGSDAKAVLAAAYKALALEFEARAARLHASGNGDLAISSDGLVRWLGDPVARLSGTDHMLHPRVILLADEQLSGTARDHVVARIERFVNHHISTVLKPLDDLSRAEDLQGLAKGLAFQLVENLGVLFRRDVADDVKTLDQDARASMRRYGVRFGAYHIFMPALLKPAPAELITLLWALKNDGLDKPGYGDLIPILAAGRTSVVTDTSFERTFYKLAGFRFLGKRAVRIDILERLADLIRPLLQWKPGTSARPEGAYDGRRFTTTTAMLSILGATPDDMEEILKGLGYRADSVTAEEAAAFLAAQSPSASAAADNATAADDAEADDADKEDAGDASAVVDEGQKPVDVSQDVTPAAAIVDAALGEDQAPAEPKPVLLWRPGGRNDNQRGGARQPDRRGQGQRAQGDARTDGRSEGRRDERARDNRKEQFGKNRDRDSNKGGFSGKGDRNDRGPRPDRDTKAQGNRFEAKPPRKEKPVDPDSPFAKLAALKEQMKK, encoded by the coding sequence ATGATCCTGAGCGGTCGCAGCGTCACAGCTGTGCTGGGACCGACGAATACCGGCAAGACGCACTATGCGATCGAGCGGATGGTTGCCCATGGCTCAGGCATTATCGGCCTGCCACTTCGCCTGCTGGCGCGAGAGGTCTATACACGGGTTGCCGAACGGGTGGGGCCGCAGAATGTGGCCTTGGTGACGGGGGAGGAAAAGATCAGTCCTCCGAATGCCCGCTTTTCGGTCTGTACTGTCGAAGCGATGCCGAGGGAGACCAAAGCTTCCTTTGTCGCCATCGATGAGATCCAGCTGGCCGGGGACCTTGAGCGCGGTCATATCTTCACGGATCGACTTCTCAATCTGCGAGGGCGCGACGAAACGCTGCTTCTCGGCTCGGCGACGATGAAGCCGATCCTGCTGCAACTGTTGCCAGGGATCACCATCGTAGAAAGGCCGCGACTGTCGCAGCTCTTTTATGCCGGTCAGAAGAAGATCACCCGCCTTCCGCAGCGAACTGCGATTGTCGCCTTCTCGGCTGATGAGGTTTACGCCATTGCCGAGTTGATCCGACGTCAGCGCGGTGGCGCCGCCGTCGTCCTGGGGGCGCTCAGCCCACGCACGCGAAATGCCCAGGTCGGTCTCTATCAAGAGGGTGACGTTGAGTATCTTGTGGCAACTGACGCCATAGGCATGGGACTGAATCTCGATGTCGATCATGTCGCTTTTGCTCAGGATCGCAAATTCGACGGTTACCAGTTCCGCAATCTGAACCCGGGCGAGCTTGGCCAGATTGCCGGACGCGCAGGTCGGCACCTCAAGGATGGGACATTCGGTGTCACGGGACGGGTTGACCCATTTGACGACGAACTTGTTGAGCGGTTGCAGTCGCACGAGTTTGACAACGTCAAGGTTTTACAGTGGCGCTCTGCTCAATTCGATTTTTCGTCTGTTTCAGCGCTCCAGCGCAGTCTTGATGCCGCGCCTCGCGTTGAGGGTCTCACACGTGCCTTGCCAGCGATCGACCAGCAGGCTCTGGAGTTTCTTGCTCGCTACCCGGAAATCATCGATCTCGCTGATCGGCCTGATCGAGTCGAAACACTGTGGGAAGCCTGTGCGCTTCCTGATTATCGCCGCATAACGCCTGCACAACATGCAGATCTGATTCAGAGCCTTTTTTTCGATCTCGTGCGTTATGGTACCGTGAACGAGGATTTCCTCGCTGAGCAGGTCCGCCGGGCAGATCGTACCGATGGTGAAATCGATACCTTGTCAGCGCGTATTGCGCAGATCAGAACATGGACTTATGTGTCGAACCGGCCAGGCTGGCTTGCCGATCCGACACACTGGCAAGAAAAGACGCGGGAAATCGAAGATCGATTGTCCGATGCGCTACATGAACGGTTGACGAAACGCTTTGTTGATCGCAGGACATCTGTGCTCATGAAGCGCTTGAGAGAGAATGCGATGTTGGAAGCTGAAATCAGTGTGAACGGCGATGTCTTCGTAGAAGGCCATGCCATGGGTCAACTTGCCGGTTTCCGGTTCACGCCGATCTCTGGGACAGAGGGGTCTGATGCGAAGGCCGTTCTCGCTGCCGCGTATAAGGCACTTGCGCTGGAATTCGAAGCACGTGCTGCGCGGCTCCATGCGTCAGGAAATGGCGATCTCGCGATCAGTTCCGATGGTTTGGTGCGTTGGCTTGGCGATCCCGTGGCGCGACTTTCCGGCACCGATCACATGTTGCATCCCCGCGTTATCCTGCTTGCTGATGAGCAGTTGTCGGGCACCGCACGTGATCACGTGGTTGCCCGCATCGAACGTTTCGTCAATCACCATATCTCGACGGTCCTGAAGCCGCTCGATGATTTATCGCGTGCGGAAGACCTCCAGGGTCTCGCCAAGGGATTGGCATTCCAGCTCGTTGAAAATCTCGGCGTGCTTTTCCGTCGCGATGTTGCCGATGATGTAAAGACGCTCGATCAGGATGCGCGCGCATCAATGCGTCGTTATGGAGTACGCTTCGGTGCTTATCACATCTTCATGCCGGCTCTGCTCAAGCCTGCTCCGGCCGAGCTCATTACACTGCTCTGGGCCTTGAAGAACGACGGCCTGGACAAGCCCGGTTATGGCGATCTCATTCCAATTCTGGCTGCCGGTCGTACGTCAGTCGTAACGGATACCAGCTTCGAGCGGACCTTTTACAAGCTTGCCGGTTTCCGCTTCCTTGGTAAGCGCGCCGTTCGAATTGACATTCTTGAGCGGCTTGCCGATCTCATTCGCCCACTTCTCCAGTGGAAACCCGGCACAAGCGCGCGTCCTGAGGGGGCGTATGACGGGCGCCGCTTTACAACGACGACGGCAATGCTGTCCATTCTGGGCGCCACGCCGGATGATATGGAAGAGATTTTGAAAGGGCTGGGTTATCGGGCTGACAGCGTGACGGCTGAAGAAGCCGCGGCATTCCTCGCTGCCCAGTCGCCGTCCGCTTCAGCAGCCGCTGATAACGCCACTGCCGCCGATGATGCGGAGGCCGATGATGCGGACAAGGAGGATGCTGGCGATGCCTCTGCTGTGGTTGATGAGGGGCAGAAGCCCGTAGACGTTTCGCAGGATGTGACGCCGGCAGCCGCTATCGTCGATGCTGCACTTGGCGAAGATCAAGCGCCGGCTGAGCCGAAGCCAGTCCTGTTGTGGCGTCCGGGCGGACGCAATGACAACCAGCGTGGTGGTGCTCGTCAACCTGACCGTCGTGGCCAGGGCCAGCGTGCACAGGGCGATGCGCGTACAGACGGGCGCAGTGAAGGGCGCCGCGACGAGCGCGCTCGCGACAATCGCAAGGAGCAGTTCGGCAAGAACCGTGACCGTGACAGCAACAAGGGTGGCTTCAGTGGCAAGGGCGACCGAAACGATCGCGGACCTCGACCGGACCGGGATACAAAGGCTCAAGGCAACCGTTTTGAAGCCAAGCCACCGCGCAAGGAAAAGCCCGTGGATCCGGACTCACCCTTCGCAAAGCTTGCCGCGCTCAAGGAGCAGATGAAGAAGTGA
- a CDS encoding ABC transporter permease translates to MNGSLQKIKVAFRIALRELRGGLKGFYIFLACIALGTAAIAAVNSVSMAITEAISSEGRTLLAGDIRFELDNREADADELRFLESMGTVSVSTGLRSMARLPDGSDQSLVEVKAVDQEYPLYGTFVADPDLPLSDLLAERDGVWGAVAAPLLLERMGMQVGDEILLGNARFRITASIVTEPDSISDGFGFAPRFLTSRAGLQSSGLIATGSLVEHAYKIRLDDQAMTTEQIRKQAQDQFPSAGWSIRGSDRAAPALTENIERFSQFLTLVGLTALVVGGVGVANAVRAFLDSKRTVIATLKCVGAPAAVVVMVYLIQITLVAAIGIGFGLILGAIAPIAAASYLSGILPISAEPTLYPRALLLAAMFGVLVTLAFAILPLGHARKVPATALFREQGFDTTGLPSWPYVLATGIALALLAALAIFTSEQQRIATIFLAAMAGGFILLRAVAYVIAMAARRSPVVHSAALRLAIGNIHRPGALTPAVTLSLGLGLTLLVALALIDGNLRRELTGNLPERAPNFFFVDIQGSEIDAFRTLVEGQAPEGKLIEVPMLRGRILELNGVDVAKVDVPPEGRWVLRGDRGLTYAQNVPENSAVTEGSWWAPDYTGEPLVSFSAQEASELGLKIGDTITVNVLGRNITARIANFRSVEWESLSMNFVMVFSPNTFAGAPHAWLATLIDGDATAAEEAAILRSVTQTFPTITTVRVKDALEVVDRVVGQLATAIRAAAAIALIASVLVLSGALAAGNRARTHDAVVLKTLGATRSMLIRAFTYEYLLLGAATAVFALIAGGGIAWFVLSQIMNLPSNFLPDVAAMTLALALVVTIGVGLAGTWRILGQKAAPILREL, encoded by the coding sequence ATGAACGGCTCCCTGCAAAAGATCAAGGTGGCCTTCCGCATTGCTCTGCGCGAGCTGCGAGGCGGCCTGAAGGGTTTCTACATTTTTCTAGCCTGTATAGCACTTGGAACAGCCGCAATCGCAGCGGTCAATTCTGTTTCCATGGCGATCACCGAGGCTATTTCCTCTGAAGGCCGCACGCTTCTGGCAGGTGACATTCGCTTTGAACTGGACAATCGAGAAGCGGATGCAGACGAACTCCGTTTCCTTGAAAGCATGGGCACTGTCTCGGTCTCAACCGGGTTGCGATCCATGGCTCGGTTGCCGGACGGCTCAGACCAGTCTCTGGTCGAGGTTAAGGCAGTCGATCAGGAATATCCCCTTTATGGCACCTTTGTCGCAGACCCCGACTTGCCGCTTTCTGATCTTTTGGCAGAACGCGACGGTGTTTGGGGTGCAGTCGCAGCTCCACTGTTGCTGGAGCGGATGGGGATGCAGGTAGGTGACGAGATCCTGCTTGGGAACGCCCGCTTCCGGATCACGGCCTCCATCGTGACAGAGCCGGACTCGATTTCCGATGGCTTTGGTTTCGCTCCAAGGTTCTTGACGAGCAGAGCGGGCCTCCAATCCTCGGGCCTGATTGCAACGGGAAGCCTAGTTGAGCATGCCTATAAGATCAGGCTTGACGATCAGGCAATGACCACCGAGCAGATCCGTAAGCAGGCGCAGGACCAGTTTCCGAGTGCGGGTTGGTCCATCAGGGGAAGCGACCGGGCAGCGCCTGCACTGACCGAAAACATAGAACGCTTCTCGCAGTTCCTTACCTTGGTTGGCCTTACGGCACTCGTCGTTGGCGGCGTTGGTGTCGCCAATGCCGTGCGTGCCTTCCTCGATTCAAAGCGAACAGTTATTGCAACGCTGAAATGTGTAGGTGCACCTGCCGCCGTGGTGGTCATGGTCTATCTGATCCAGATCACGCTGGTCGCTGCAATTGGCATTGGATTTGGTCTTATCCTGGGTGCTATCGCACCGATTGCTGCCGCAAGCTACTTGTCGGGCATATTGCCGATCTCAGCCGAGCCAACGCTTTACCCAAGGGCTCTCTTGCTGGCAGCCATGTTTGGTGTTCTGGTAACGCTTGCCTTTGCGATCTTGCCTCTCGGTCACGCCCGCAAGGTTCCGGCGACGGCGCTCTTCAGGGAACAGGGGTTTGACACAACCGGGCTTCCGTCTTGGCCTTATGTTCTGGCAACAGGTATCGCACTTGCGCTTCTTGCAGCCCTCGCAATCTTTACGTCTGAACAGCAGAGAATCGCGACAATCTTTCTGGCAGCGATGGCCGGTGGCTTCATCTTGCTGCGCGCTGTCGCTTATGTGATTGCTATGGCAGCACGCCGCAGCCCCGTCGTTCACTCCGCAGCACTACGGCTCGCGATCGGCAATATTCACCGTCCCGGCGCTCTGACGCCCGCAGTGACGCTGTCACTTGGTCTCGGTTTGACACTGCTCGTTGCGCTCGCTCTCATTGACGGAAACCTGAGGCGAGAACTGACCGGCAATCTTCCCGAACGCGCTCCCAACTTCTTCTTTGTCGACATTCAGGGGTCGGAAATCGATGCCTTCAGAACACTCGTCGAGGGACAGGCACCTGAAGGCAAACTGATCGAAGTACCCATGCTGAGAGGCCGCATCCTCGAACTGAACGGCGTTGACGTTGCCAAGGTCGATGTTCCGCCAGAAGGACGTTGGGTTCTACGAGGCGATCGAGGCCTGACCTATGCGCAGAATGTGCCAGAAAACAGCGCCGTTACCGAAGGAAGCTGGTGGGCACCCGACTATACCGGTGAGCCGCTGGTCTCGTTCTCGGCACAGGAAGCCAGTGAACTTGGCCTGAAGATCGGCGACACGATTACGGTCAATGTGCTTGGTCGCAACATCACGGCCCGGATCGCCAACTTCCGTTCCGTTGAATGGGAAAGCCTGTCCATGAACTTCGTGATGGTTTTCTCTCCCAATACCTTTGCTGGTGCTCCGCATGCCTGGCTCGCAACCCTGATTGATGGCGATGCAACAGCCGCAGAAGAGGCAGCCATACTGCGGTCCGTTACGCAAACCTTCCCGACCATTACGACCGTGCGCGTAAAGGACGCTCTTGAGGTGGTGGACCGAGTAGTCGGGCAACTTGCAACGGCGATACGGGCCGCAGCAGCGATTGCTTTGATTGCATCGGTCCTGGTTCTGTCGGGAGCACTCGCAGCCGGCAACCGGGCCCGCACCCACGACGCGGTGGTGCTGAAGACACTCGGGGCGACCCGATCTATGCTCATTCGCGCCTTCACCTATGAATACTTGCTTCTGGGCGCAGCAACCGCCGTATTTGCCCTTATCGCAGGAGGTGGCATAGCGTGGTTCGTCTTGAGCCAGATCATGAACCTGCCGTCAAACTTCCTGCCAGATGTTGCCGCTATGACTCTTGCTTTGGCACTGGTCGTGACCATCGGTGTAGGACTGGCGGGCACCTGGCGTATCCTGGGACAAAAAGCAGCTCCAATCCTCAGGGAGCTATAA
- a CDS encoding CarD family transcriptional regulator: MTTQQKKSPTRHGFKTGESIVYPAHGVGTISAIEEQEVAGMKLELFVIDFEKDKMRLKVPVAKAVSIGMRKLSETDFVDRALKVVQGKARVKRTMWSRRAQEYDAKINSGDLISIAEVVRDLYRAENQPEQSYSERQLYEAALDRMAREIAAVNKMSETEAVRLVEVNLAKGPKRGKTLDEDDAQEEEAA; encoded by the coding sequence ATGACGACCCAGCAGAAGAAATCCCCCACGCGCCATGGTTTCAAGACAGGCGAGTCGATCGTTTATCCGGCACATGGTGTGGGTACCATCAGCGCTATCGAAGAGCAAGAAGTCGCTGGCATGAAGCTTGAGCTTTTCGTGATCGATTTCGAAAAAGACAAGATGCGTCTGAAAGTTCCTGTCGCAAAAGCTGTCAGCATCGGCATGCGCAAGCTGTCCGAGACGGACTTTGTTGATCGCGCGCTCAAGGTCGTGCAGGGCAAGGCTCGCGTCAAGCGGACCATGTGGTCCCGTCGTGCGCAGGAGTATGACGCGAAGATCAATTCCGGTGACCTGATTTCGATCGCTGAGGTGGTGCGCGATCTCTATCGTGCTGAAAACCAGCCGGAACAGTCCTATTCCGAGCGCCAGCTTTACGAAGCTGCCCTCGACCGGATGGCGCGTGAGATTGCAGCTGTCAACAAGATGTCCGAGACCGAGGCTGTGCGTCTCGTAGAGGTTAATCTTGCCAAGGGCCCCAAGCGTGGCAAGACGCTTGACGAGGACGATGCGCAGGAAGAAGAAGCCGCATAA
- a CDS encoding RNA-binding S4 domain-containing protein, which translates to MSQEAAQSGSRQRIDKWLFFARVTKSRSLAQERVAAGHVKVNGQTVRQPSHLLKAGDKIEVALERRDLVLVVVAPGERRGPYEEARRLYEDLTPAPSEQEKLSALDQAVRAPGAGRPTKRERRALDEFRSRNDWLED; encoded by the coding sequence ATGAGCCAGGAAGCGGCACAGAGCGGTTCGCGCCAGCGCATCGACAAGTGGCTCTTCTTTGCCCGTGTCACCAAATCCAGAAGTCTTGCCCAGGAGCGTGTGGCTGCCGGTCATGTCAAGGTCAACGGCCAGACGGTGCGCCAACCGAGCCATCTCTTGAAGGCTGGGGACAAAATTGAGGTTGCGCTTGAGCGGCGCGATCTTGTTCTGGTCGTGGTAGCGCCCGGAGAGCGCCGAGGACCTTACGAAGAAGCAAGGCGTCTTTACGAAGATCTGACACCAGCTCCCTCCGAGCAGGAGAAACTGTCAGCGTTAGATCAAGCCGTGAGAGCTCCCGGCGCCGGCAGGCCGACCAAGCGTGAGCGGCGTGCGTTGGATGAATTCCGCTCCCGAAACGACTGGCTGGAGGATTAG
- a CDS encoding Bax inhibitor-1/YccA family protein encodes MSELRNYQSRAGQSQSAQMIDEGLRAYMLKVYNLMALGLAITGIAAFATFQMAVSSPAFAQAIYGSPLRWVVILAPLAMVFFLSFRIHKMSVAAAQTTFWVYAALMGLSLSSIFLIYTGASIVQTFFVTAASFGALSLYGYTTKRDLSAMGSFLMMGLFGLIIASLVNLFMASSALDFAISVIGVLIFAGLTAYDTQAIKESYHESASSEIAGRNAIMGALKLYLDFINLFLFLLRFLGNRN; translated from the coding sequence ATGTCTGAACTTCGTAACTATCAAAGCCGGGCGGGCCAAAGCCAGTCGGCCCAGATGATCGACGAAGGTCTGCGCGCCTATATGCTCAAGGTTTACAACCTCATGGCGCTCGGCCTTGCGATCACCGGCATCGCGGCTTTTGCAACCTTCCAGATGGCGGTTTCCAGCCCCGCTTTTGCCCAGGCGATTTACGGCTCGCCTCTGCGTTGGGTGGTCATTCTGGCCCCGCTTGCAATGGTGTTTTTCTTGAGCTTTCGCATTCACAAGATGAGCGTGGCGGCGGCGCAGACAACCTTTTGGGTCTATGCTGCACTCATGGGCCTGTCCCTGTCGTCGATCTTCCTCATCTATACCGGCGCTAGCATTGTACAGACATTCTTCGTGACAGCGGCTTCCTTTGGTGCGCTGTCGCTTTATGGCTACACGACCAAGCGTGATCTGTCGGCCATGGGCTCGTTCCTGATGATGGGTCTGTTCGGTCTTATCATTGCATCGCTGGTGAATCTGTTTATGGCGTCCTCCGCGCTCGATTTCGCGATCTCGGTCATTGGTGTTCTGATTTTTGCCGGTCTGACGGCCTATGACACGCAAGCCATCAAGGAATCCTACCATGAATCCGCTTCAAGCGAGATTGCAGGTCGAAACGCGATCATGGGCGCCTTGAAGCTCTATCTGGACTTCATCAACCTGTTCCTGTTCCTGCTGCGTTTCCTTGGAAATCGCAACTGA
- a CDS encoding glycine zipper domain-containing protein, with product MKKTLLVLALISPLAACTATERGASIGAASGAAIGGIATGDVRGAAVGAAVGGVAGALVGQSQERAGYCIYRDRYDRTYEARCR from the coding sequence ATGAAAAAAACGCTTCTCGTTCTCGCACTGATTTCCCCACTGGCCGCATGCACCGCGACCGAACGCGGCGCCTCCATCGGCGCGGCATCGGGTGCTGCCATCGGCGGTATCGCAACTGGTGATGTTCGTGGCGCAGCAGTCGGCGCAGCAGTCGGCGGCGTTGCTGGTGCCCTTGTCGGCCAGTCGCAGGAGCGCGCAGGATACTGCATCTATCGCGACCGCTACGACCGCACCTACGAAGCGCGCTGCCGCTGA
- the fdxA gene encoding ferredoxin FdxA: MTYIVTDNCIRCKYTDCVEVCPVDCFYEGENFLVIHPDECIDCGVCEPECPAEAIKPDTEPGLDKWLKINTEFAKIWPNITVKKEPMPEAKEMDGVEGKYELYFSEKPGSGD; encoded by the coding sequence ATGACCTATATCGTCACTGACAACTGTATTCGCTGCAAGTATACGGATTGCGTGGAAGTCTGCCCGGTTGATTGTTTCTATGAGGGTGAAAACTTCCTCGTAATCCATCCCGACGAGTGCATTGACTGCGGCGTGTGTGAGCCGGAATGTCCCGCCGAGGCGATCAAGCCCGACACCGAGCCGGGGCTCGACAAGTGGCTGAAGATCAATACCGAATTCGCGAAGATCTGGCCCAACATCACCGTCAAGAAGGAGCCCATGCCTGAGGCCAAGGAGATGGACGGAGTTGAAGGGAAGTATGAACTCTACTTCTCTGAAAAGCCCGGCTCTGGTGATTGA
- a CDS encoding DUF3309 family protein, whose amino-acid sequence MNTIIVIILILLLIGALPSWGYSRGWGYGPSGGLGLILLIIIILMLMGRI is encoded by the coding sequence ATGAACACGATTATCGTCATCATTCTCATTCTGCTTCTGATCGGCGCCCTGCCGAGTTGGGGGTATAGCCGGGGCTGGGGATATGGACCGTCAGGTGGCTTGGGACTGATACTGCTCATCATCATCATCCTGATGCTGATGGGGCGAATTTAA
- a CDS encoding alpha/beta fold hydrolase, with product MKPSPPPATWISQEPGEERYVLLHGMVMAPCFWQTYAPPITRRGATVAYPLPGHAPWLLEGAQTAITREMLTDQLAAAIRRDFDGKPVVLIGHSTGGFTALLLALAHPDLVKSIVLIGAFACGRFDGQERLAARLLRIPHLGPLLFRQFFRRWTATSERFRWGSIECVFDKSCPWEDEIAIRTMDAVRHHLLRARPDEIAACIQFMSSTSLLQELSSVAKPVLNIIGANDEIVPPPHQLRLSRLIAGAQTVILRNCGHLPMVEHREMTDTLIEGFLRSPPGSRGFRDAAIGATFRLTDLELQDGQVLHQPGKTEQSQSDGVLRAPRRAMTQG from the coding sequence ATGAAACCGAGCCCACCGCCAGCCACCTGGATCAGTCAAGAACCCGGCGAGGAACGCTATGTCCTCCTGCATGGCATGGTGATGGCACCCTGTTTCTGGCAAACCTATGCGCCTCCAATTACGAGGAGAGGCGCGACGGTGGCCTATCCTTTACCTGGCCATGCGCCATGGCTTCTGGAGGGGGCGCAAACGGCAATCACCCGTGAAATGTTGACGGATCAGCTCGCTGCAGCGATCAGGCGAGACTTCGACGGCAAACCGGTTGTCCTGATCGGTCATTCCACAGGCGGGTTTACCGCCCTGCTCCTGGCACTGGCCCATCCGGATCTGGTGAAGTCTATTGTCCTGATTGGGGCATTCGCCTGTGGTCGCTTTGACGGTCAGGAGCGCTTAGCCGCAAGGCTTCTGCGAATACCCCATCTCGGTCCTCTGCTTTTTCGCCAATTCTTCAGGCGCTGGACAGCGACCAGCGAACGTTTTCGCTGGGGCTCGATCGAATGCGTCTTCGACAAGTCATGTCCATGGGAAGATGAGATAGCGATCCGGACAATGGACGCAGTCCGCCACCATTTGCTGCGGGCGAGACCAGATGAGATTGCAGCCTGCATCCAGTTCATGTCCAGCACCTCGCTCCTGCAGGAACTGTCATCAGTCGCCAAACCTGTCTTGAACATCATCGGGGCCAATGACGAAATCGTACCCCCTCCCCATCAGTTGCGACTGTCTCGACTGATCGCCGGAGCGCAGACTGTGATCCTGCGAAATTGCGGACATCTGCCGATGGTTGAGCACCGCGAAATGACCGACACCCTGATCGAAGGCTTTCTGCGCAGCCCACCCGGCTCCAGGGGATTTCGTGACGCGGCAATTGGCGCGACTTTCAGACTGACAGATTTGGAACTGCAAGATGGTCAGGTGCTGCACCAGCCCGGGAAGACGGAACAAAGCCAATCTGATGGCGTTCTGAGAGCACCTCGTCGCGCAATGACGCAAGGTTAG